The Telopea speciosissima isolate NSW1024214 ecotype Mountain lineage chromosome 11, Tspe_v1, whole genome shotgun sequence genome includes the window GCTATCTGAATGCCAAAGTTTAATGCCCATATGCTTCTGCAAAGAGGTTTCTATCATGTTGACTCATATTCATGCAAAACAGCTAATGGGTAAGCCCATGATCGGCACAGCTAATAAGCATCAGGTTTGCTCATTGTTGCTGATGAATTAGTTAGTGATTGGGAAATTGATTAGGACATAAGATGGGTTGGATCAGGATTAAATTCACAGGTTCAGGATCTATTTTTGAATTCTCTGTACAGATCCTCTACTCTATATCCTCCTAACAGATCCAAATTAAAGATTGGATATGGGTGAACTCTTCTTTAAGATGAAAGGGTTAATCTATTCAATACGTAtcattggtatcgattcgaataaACACGCTCTGATATGTATTGGTATCGATGGTAAATCAAGATTAACAGagccttttggtttttttatttgatgacaGCCCATTTAAATATGAATGTGTGTAGACATTTTAAGGGTGCCAGTACGTGTTTACAATGTATCAACATTGATTCTGAGCATTCCATATAAAGTAAAAGGTAATAGCAGTTAGAGCTAAAATTCTATGCTGAGAAGATCTATCAATACATTTATGTATGAGAAGAGActaaaaaagatgaagaagagaggcAACACAAATTCCTTCAGTTCTCATACTTAAAAGGATCTTGCAAACCACACTAGGTGAACAAATTTACAAGATAAAAAGATATGCCAATTAGATTCAATCTCCTCTTGAGCCAATTTATCTTTGGTTGGCAGACCTCCAACCAGAACTAAGTTGGAATCGCGAATATTAGTTCTAGTAAGATAAGATGCAATTAGTTTAATAGTTAGACACTCACTTCTAGATAAAGGAGTACAAATTCTATCTAGTAACAACACAAGTAGCAGTATTCCATGAACCATTGTGCATCACAACTATTGTTGTAATAAGGATGAGGttgttttcacccaaaaaaaaaaaatgatgaggtTGTATATTTGATGGCATGCCATAGTCATTCAAAGATGAGATCCAAGAATCGTTCTAAATAGAGACTTCCTCTATCATTGCCAATCCTCCAATAAGTCATTTTTCTTAAGATTGGAAGAACTTTTTTAGTACTAATCCAAACCCATGAGGGGAGCATTTActcaatgaggcatccaatggttgggatGTGTCGCATACATCCCTGTACATGCCCAATTAGCCAtcaggatgtgtgcggcacatcccagccattggatgcctcattgggcattCCTTCAGagatgccctccaaggagaggagctcaatccgaTGGGATTCCATTCACTGCAAGTGTCGCATGGGTGGGAGAGGGCATCTTGAGGGTGTtttggaaaaatattaaaaccctattaagttatgggtggaagaaaactttatCCCAACTTTATATTGAGTAATTTGACtggaaaaaaaagggagaatattttctatgccgcagcgcaagctgtgtccaggcacatgggcagcctgtgcaggggggcagggtgatcattgcacccacccaCATGTGCTTGGGCATAAACTACGCTGTAGCACAAAGAACAAtggcccccaaaaaaattaggTGAGTAATTTTGTAAATGGAAATGAGAAACCCATTTTTATATAATGTTATAATTTTCTCAATATTTTATTAAAGCATGCGGAGGCACATCAACAAGGCGATCATTACCGTCTTCCAAgaggggtggggcagtcatttcacccttTCTGTGTCTGGTACAGGACGCACACTCCCCCACGCAACTTTCTCCCTTTGTTCTGGGCCTCTAGGGTGCCTTCCAATCCAGTTTTGAGCCGTCGTTGTATGCCCCAGTGGGTCGATGACCTTTGATGGACCTACACTCCTACAGCTGATTTACAGAGCAGTTGCAGATTAGCAGTTACCCCAAGCAGATCACGAGACACCTTCGTGCCCAGAAAGCCTTCAACCTCTACCACAAACTTCAACCACTGCGGCGCCATGACTTCACGGACCTTTTGAATAAATATTCATCGGCAAAGGATGTTGAGCATCACACCCTATGAACAGTTACAGAATGTATCAGCAGATCGCCCATATTTGACTGCttggtctctttctctcttttacttGAAGAATCTTGTAGACTGTAGAGGAAGAAATCTAATTCTAGCCCATTAGAGGTGAGTTCCCAAAACTCTGAAGCTATTCTTTTTGGTTGCTTTGTATAGGTTTTGCATAATTTCACATGTTAGTGATTCCTTGGAATGTTGTCATTATATGGTTACCCTCTGTTCTAATCTGAATTCTAAAATCTAAACAGAACTAACAGATAAACATCtatatttcaaaagaaaattacacatttacactcTTCAAAATGGTTTCTCTTCACAAAAGAATTTTGCCCTTCAATTTTAAGGTTAATTGGGAGTGGAAACCGAGGGATAAGGGGATTCTGGTGTTGAATAATTAGGTTTATGAACAACATATTTGAAATGTGTTTTTTGCTGGAATCTCAATTGGCTAGAATCAGTGTTTTGTTGAAATGTTATGTAGGTAGTTTGTCTTCTAATCTAAGTTTTGTTTCCTAAACCCTCTATACAAAGCTCTGTATCTCTAAAGATTATCTCACATTTCACTCTTCTAAATAGTTGCTCTGAATTTCTGAATCAACCTTTCACGTGGCTAAAAAAACACACAGGGTTTGCCAATCTACTTCCAGGTGAGAGCATTTTGGAATCTTTTTagaatttaaaagaaaacaaaaagttaATAACCTTCAAAATCGGGCAGGAATTTTCTAGGGTAGGGATTAATATAGCAACCATAGATAGTCTAGACTTTTAATTTCTAAAGCTTATAATTCCTGTACCAGCACTGGAAAACTATGCTAAGAAACAGTATGAAGCCTTACACCATAAAACATTAACATTCAAACAAGGGAATATAATCCAGAATCTAAAATGACTGAATCCAAGAGTGAACTTGGTCGCCATAATTAAATGGGAATCCTTTCGCGAACCAAGCCATGGTAGTTGCATAAATTGCTGGAGATGAGAGAATGCTAGAAAGGGTAGTTggagacaagagagagagagaaattgtaAAAATTAGAAAATGGGAGATTCATGCTAAGTTTAGATATAGGGGGAGATTAGAGCTGGATTTAAACAAAGAGAGAGGAATCGAACGAGAGGAGAGgtcaaaggagaagaaaaggaggagaataAATTCAGTCTTGTTTCATGAGGACATAACTGGGTGTTGTGACAAGCCACATCTTTAACTTCTTTATCCCTATGGATGTCAATTATGTTCCTTATCCTTTGCGTTTTCCAGTTAATGACTAGGCCATGTTGTTTAACATCTGTATTACTCACTTTTCAGAAAGATGTAGAACTTCACACTTAAATGAATTTAGTTAATCTCACTGAAGTATACATCAAAGCGAGtcaccagaaaaaaataaaaataaataaagcacAAGCCATTTAAAGTATTTCATTGATGGGCATATTAACAAGTGAtctcgaagaagaagaaaagaaaggtgtTGGTGGTATTGGCAAAGATTCAAGGTTTCCTTCCAACATATCCACTACTTTACTTATCGATGGTCGATTTGCTGGATCAACCTGTATGCACCACATTCCCACTAAAGTCATCTTCTTGTAAATTTCTTCGTCCTCTTCCATCATAGCCTCATTTACTCTTGCCTGTTTGCCTACTCCAACACACTTGTACATCCAGTTTGCAAAATATATTTCACCAGTTTGATCAACTTGGTCATCAATGTTCCTTCGTCCCCCAACCATTTCTAGTACCATCATTCCATAACTATAGACATCTGACTTGTGTGAGACTCCTCCAAAGGTTCGAAAAAACACTTCAGGTGCAATATATCCTGCAGTTCCTCTGGCACCTGTCATTGATATAATACTGTCTTTTCTAGGACATAGTTTAGCAAGACCAAAATCAGATATCTTTGGACAGAATTCCTCATCTAGAAGAATGTTATGGGGTTTTATGTCAAAATGTAAAATGCGTGTATTACAACCACGGTGTAAATACTCTAATCCCCGAGCAATGCCAACTGCAATTTGATATAGTCTTTCCCAACAAAGGTGAGGTCTTGTTTGTGCTGGTTCCATATCATTGATGAACTTTTCAAGAGATCCATTGTGCATGAACTCATATAAGAGAGCTCTTTTAGATCCATCAAAGCAGAAACCTAAAAGACTAACTATATTAACATGGGAAGTCTTACTAATGGTTGCAACTTCATTAATGAATTCTCCTCCATCACCTTTAGAATCATTCAAGATTTTCACTGCAACCAGATGGCCATCCTCTAACTTCCCTTTGAATACACTGCCATAACCACCTTGGCCcaatttttctttaaatgaGCTGGTCATTTTCTTGATATCTGAATAACTATATCTTTTCATATTTGGCGACCCATAAGTCTTTAGAAAATCAGCAACAATTTGAGCAGTTCTTCTTCTATTCAAATACCATTTTCTCAAGTACCAGAGGATTGTGGCTAATATTGCTGCATAACCAATGAATGACaaaactgtaaaaaaaaaagaaaaaaaaattagaatcatgTACAATACAAAATGATTATACTACATGTCAGTATGTCACATTAATGTCTACAGTAAAAATTCTACAGGCACACTTTCACCACTGGTTCTGCCTTATATTAGAGTGGGGCCTATTGGGATGATGTGATTGTGGATAGTCTCTATAACTTGTGGGGTTAACACTCCTCTATGATATTTCCAAAGAACTTATCTCATTGTCTTATCAAGCTTCAGGAATGGAATACATGCATATGACTTTCCTAAACTCAACTTTTTAGTAAATGTTAAACAGGAATGAAGAGCTGATATACCTGAGATGATCTTCTTTGCCAAACTTATCTGGGGCACTGCAACACAATCATAACATTGATTAGCTTTAACTAAAAGAATGATGGAACTAAAACCTATAAACCTACCCAAATCACAACATTATCGGAAAATCCCAACTGTACCATAAAAGTTGAGCAAGGCTGTGCATAAAACGCTTGTAGTTCCTTTCATTTAAATTGTTTTAGATATGTTTACTTTTCCAAATTAGTTTGTCAAGTTGCAGGGGAAATGACCCATAAATAAACAAGTTTGTGCATCACTGACTGGAAGATTAAATGATAGGTCTTTagttaattataaaaataacaGGATTGATCACTAGGAACTCTTGGTGGTTTTCCTCGGGTGGAGTTTCTATTGACGTTGGAGTCATGAGATTTTAGGGGTGGGGAAAGGGTATTAATATCCATTGAAGAGAAGTCCCAAACTGGGAATGAGAAGAGACACTAATTCCTATCCATCTCCAATAAATGCATCTTTATGCACAGAAAATTGAAAATCTGGAGGCTATATTAAGATTCATTTGCAAAGATGCAAGTGATTTTCACTAGCTGAAATACAAAATGTGTTAAGTGATGCAGTTAATGACCAGTTGGGCTTTGGTGAGGTGTAAATTCTGGCAGTTTAATGTTTCAGATTTTTACCTCTAGTTTGAGATTCATTCATGGCTGAGGGCtattatttttctgatttgatTCTCTCTATCTGATGTTGTATTTGTTGTGGTTTTCCTATTTAACCAAAACTTGTTAGAACTGGACTTCTGGGGCTTTGAACGATTTGATCATCTTTAGTAATCTTTGAGCTTCTTATAGTTTCTCCTTCTGCCTAGGCTGAGATCGTTCTGTTCGTTGTTCCACTATTTCTTTTCTGATTTGATTCTCTCTATCTGATGTTGTATTTGTTGTGGTTTTCCTATTTAACCAAAACTTGTTAGAACTGGACTTCTGGGGCTTTGAACGATTTGATCATCTTTAGTAATCTTTGAGCTTCTTATAGTTTCTCCTTCTGCCTAGGCTGAGATCGTTCTGTTCGTTGTTCCACTATTTCTTTGCCTTGTTTTCCTTGGGGTGTTGTGCATCTTGTTCAATTCCCTGTTGTCCTTCATTTATAGAGCTTATTCAACTTTTACCGttgagtccccccccccccaaaaaaaaaaaaaagaccagaAAAGTCGTGCCGGGTTGAGGTCAGCCCTGTTTAGAATTGGACTGAGCTGAAATTTTATAAATAGATAATCTGTGCAGTATCCATGTGGATCCCCTTGTACTTATGCCATGTTTCGTTTACTACTCAGTAGTATTGATAGTGAAGCCTAATCAATGGGGCAACAAGGGATGGTCAGATAAGGAAAGACCGGCACGGCCACAAGGCCACACAACCCCAAGATGTAGGTATGTGCATGAACTCCTTACCATACTTGTATGCatgtgagatttttttttttaagggtaaaatacatTTTGAGGTATCCAATGTTTAATCTACCTAACATTTTTAAAACTACGTTTGAGGTACCCAAGCATAAACTATGTTTAGGAGGTCATATGATGATGTAATAaccaaaatgccccaaattCTTATATTTAtgtctaaaaaaaaattgtaattggAGGAATATGGTTCAACACCACAGTTTCACATTTTTGAACCTTTGATTTAGATCATACCCGTTCatataatattttgaatcatgACAAATAGAATGGTACATTCTGATTTAAGATCACACCATCAATATTTTCCAATATATTCTAATTTATGATTCAACCTTaatgttttaacatttttaaATGTTTGATTTGTATTGTAATAAATTAATTAGTATTTTAAATAATGATTAACATAATTATGCAATCTAATAGAAGATCAAACCACTATGAAATTCTAAATATTTCAAATGGAATGATACAATTTAACCATTATATTTTAGCTGTTTAGATCTTTGATTTGCATTATGATTTACTCTTGTGTTTCTCATGAATTAAAATCATGATGCAAATTGAAGGACtaaaagttttgaaaaaaataatggtTGAATTGTATCCTTTTAATTGAAATCTTTTAGATTATGATGGCCATCTAATCTCATATCATGTTCTACCATTAAGTTTGTTGTGGTTTAAAATACTAAATGACTGGTCACGATTCAAATTAAAcattgaaaaatgttaaaacattAAACTTGAATCACATCCTTCAAATTATAATATTTTGAAAGATCTAGAAACATGGTGTTGAACTATATCCTTTCTATTGGAATCTTTTTGATAGATAACATTATTTGTGTTTGATACTcttaatttagtttttaaaaCATAGGTAATTTAcatataccacccctgaggtttgacgaaaatatgattttaccccttagttttggaaaattttgcgtacccccctgaggtttgcaaacggtaacaaataaacccattccttCAATTCATggctaacagtgttaaaaacatggaatgaaatgacaaaattgcccttacaaagaaaaaaaaatatctgcAATATCCTAaacctcatcttcttccttgtccCTCTTGTTTTAGCTTCAATCTCTCTTCTTATGGTGTTTatcccaatcccaatcccaatcccaCCTTTGGTACCGTGGCTGTACCACCGTATCCTTCAAATTCTGCCGGTGCAGGATTTGTTGGACTCACCACAAGCACTACTAatatcataaaccctaattctcaaaCCCTTGTGTATGAGGGATTGGATTCCTTTCCAGGTTCTGTTGATTCTAAGGTGTCTCTTTCTAGCCAACAAGGGTTTGGAACAGAACCGCTGGTCATGCCGGCGATGCCGCCGTTGGGTTTCACGCCCAACTCACCCACGTTGTGGCCATACTCCAACGATGATGCTTACCCGGTTTCTTGTCTTTGGGATGTTGGAACAGATTCTTTCTGGTgcgatttctgat containing:
- the LOC122645276 gene encoding LEAF RUST 10 DISEASE-RESISTANCE LOCUS RECEPTOR-LIKE PROTEIN KINASE-like 2.1, with the protein product MDHQNFFFKFLIINTFFLAICLPEAHSADPKFDACIPRSCGNGTDISYPFWISLIQDSYCGYPGFEVTCENEEPMILISGNKYLIRNISYADNLVSVVSTEALQNDCHIPLRNLSFNGSPFVYSQNTENLIFYFNCTRPVPPNYGYLPINCSSINTGNHSYAFYQHDLGLANLNDSLKTCAPIVIAPVAKYYWMMSYVQLLDMGYAGLVEGGFQLQWNETVSSNCSECRGSGGRCGFYEEEFWCFCSPGPQRQSCIIVPQISLAKKIISVLSFIGYAAILATILWYLRKWYLNRRRTAQIVADFLKTYGSPNMKRYSYSDIKKMTSSFKEKLGQGGYGSVFKGKLEDGHLVAVKILNDSKGDGGEFINEVATISKTSHVNIVSLLGFCFDGSKRALLYEFMHNGSLEKFINDMEPAQTRPHLCWERLYQIAVGIARGLEYLHRGCNTRILHFDIKPHNILLDEEFCPKISDFGLAKLCPRKDSIISMTGARGTAGYIAPEVFFRTFGGVSHKSDVYSYGMMVLEMVGGRRNIDDQVDQTGEIYFANWMYKCVGVGKQARVNEAMMEEDEEIYKKMTLVGMWCIQVDPANRPSISKVVDMLEGNLESLPIPPTPFFSSSSRSLVNMPINEIL